Below is a window of Mucilaginibacter sp. PAMC 26640 DNA.
TCTACCTGGTCCTTCATTAAGGCGATCAAAGGGGAAATCACGATAGTTAAACCGTTCAATAAAACAGCGGGCAACTGGTAGCATAAAGATTTCCCACCCCCGGTGGGCATCAGCACCATCACATCCTGTTTGTTTAAAACATGCTGAATAATGGCCTCCTGGGAGTGCCTGAATTTGCTGTAACCAAAATATTTTTGAAGGGCTTCTAGTGGTGTCATAGATCTGTTTACAAATGTGCAGATTTTTGTTTATCCGCCTGAAGTGATGTTTAGGTTTGCTGATTTTTAAATAGAAGCTACCTGCATCAAGTAAAAATCATATTGAAATAGGCTGTAATTTATAAAAAACGCTTTGGATAAGTAAGTACAATGGGATTTATTTTTAGATTAGCCTTCGCTACTATCCTCATCAATATTATGATAAAAAAATTACTCCTGATTTTCCTGGCTGTCGTTTCGATGTCAGCAACCTTTGCGCAAAGCATTCAATCGCCCGAGGCGTTTTTGGGTTATAAGCCCGGTGAGCAGTTTACACCGCATTACCGCATTGCAGAATACTTTAAATATATTGCTACGGCATCAAAAAATGTTAAGCTACAGCAATTTGGTACCACCAACGAGGGGCGGCCGCTGCTGGCCATGTTTATTGCTTCTGATGAAAACATAGGCCGGCTGGAAGAGATCCGTCATAATAACTTAAAACTGGCTGGTTTGGAGAGCGGTGCAGCAAACCTGCCCGAGGCTCCGGTGATTTTATGGCTAAGCTATAACGTGCACGGTAACGAGCCGGCATCCAGCGAAGCAGCCATGTGGACGCTGTATGACCTGGTTGATCCGGCAAATACCCGTACCAAAGCCTGGTTGAAAAACATGCTGGTGGTTATCGACCCATGTTTGAACCCGGATGGTCGTGACCGCTATGTGAACTTCTACAACTCGGTTAAAGCAGGTAAGCCCGACCCAACGCCTACCGCGCGCGAACACTCGGAACCATGGCCGGGTGGCCGGGTAAATCATTATTACTTTGATTTGAACCGCGATTGGGCATGGCAGGCACAAAAGGAAACGCAGGCCAGGGTTGGTTTATATAACCAATGGCTGCCCGAAGTACATGTGGATTACCACGAGCAGGGGATAAATGCACCTTACTATTTTGCACCCGCTGCAGAACCCTATCATAAGGATATTACGCAATGGCAGCGCGATTTCCAGGTAACCATTGGCAAAAACAACGCTAAAGATTTTGATAAAAATGGATGGATGTATTTTACCAAGCAAGAATTTGATCTGCTTTATCCATCCTACGGTGATACTTACCCCTTATATAACGGCTCCATCGGGATGACGTATGAGCAGGGGGGCATCGGTGGCGGCCTTTCGGTAATTACCCGAAGCGGCGATACGCTAACGCTGGTGCAGCGGGTGGCGCATCACCATTCAACAGGTATCAGTACCATTGAAACGGTATCAAATAATTCGGCTAAGCTGCTTTCTGAGTTTAAGAAATTTTATAACGACGGTAAAACCAATCCGCCGGGCCAGTTTAAAACCTACGTTATCAAAAATGATAACAATGAGAAGGTTGATCAGCTGGCGAAAATGCTGAGCAGAAACGGTATCCAGTTTGGTTATGGCCTGGCCAGCAAAAGCGTAACCGGCTATGATTACTTCAGCGGTAAAACCGGAACCTATAATGTAGATGGCAACGATTTGGTGATCAGCGCCTATCAGCCCAAAGCAGTTTTGTTAAATGTGCTGATGGAGCCAACCACCTTTATTGCCGATTCGGCTACCTATGATATTACCGCCTGGGCTTTGCCTTACGCTTACGGTTTACGCGCTTACGGTGTGAAAGCATCATTCAAACCGGCTAGCGCCAGCTGGAATGTGGCTAAACCACAGCCGTTGGTCAACACCCATGCCTACGCCTATGTATCAGCATGGCAATCTGTTGCAGATGTTAAATTCCTGGCAGCGCTTTTAAATAAGGGCATTAAAGTGCGTTATTCTGAAAAGCCGTTTGAGGCAGGCGGCAAGAAATTTACAGCCGGATCTTTACTGGTTACCCGTGCCGGCAACAACCGCGCAGATTTTGACCAGGTAGTAACGCAATTAGCCGCCGATATGGGGCATGAGCTTACGCCACTGGCATCGGGCTTTGTGGATAAAGGCAATGATATCGGTTCAGATGCGGTGCACGCAATTCGCCAGCCGCGGGTAATGCTGGTAGCCGGCGACGGGGTGAATTCTGAAGCGATGGGCGAGGTTTGGCACTTGTTTGAGCAGCAGATCGGCTACCCTGTTTCCCTTGTTAAATACCAGGACCTGGGCCGCACCAAACTATCAGACTTTGACGTAGCTATTTTTCCCGATGGCAGATATGAGAATTTCCCATCCGAAAAGTTAATTGGTTGGGTACGCGACGGCGGCCGTTTGATCGCCATAGACAATGCAGTATCGCTATTGGCTGATAAAAAAGACCTGTCATTAAAAAAGAAAGAAGATAAAAAGGACGATAAAGGCAAAGAGAAGCCGGCGGAAGTTAAAGTATATGCTAACCGCGAACGCGACGCAATTTCTTCCAGTATCCCGGGTGCTATTTTCAAGCTAAACCTGGATAACACCCATCCGCTGGGTTTCGGCTTGCCAAACTACTATTACTCCCTTAAAATGAACGACGACGTTTACGAGATGCTCGGCGATGGCGGCTGGAATGTGGGTACGGTAAAAAAAGATGCTTATGTATCCGGCTTTGCCGGTGCAGCATCAAAGGCCAAAGTAGCTAATGGGATGCTGCTGGGCGTTCAGTCGCTTGGGCGCGGCTCGGTAGTGTATATGGTAGACGACCCCTTGTTCCGCAGCTTCTGGGAAAATGGCAAGCTGCTGTTCAGCAATGCCGTTTTTATGGTAGGGCAGTAGCGCAGGCCCCCCAACACCCCGAAGGGGGAGTAGAATTAGAAGCAAGAAGCTAAGACCAAAGATGCAAGAAAATCAAAGGCCAACCGGATCACCCGGTTGGCCTTCATGCGTTTAAAAAGCTCCCCCTTCAGGGGGCGGGGGGGCCGCCGCTGCGCTTAGTTGGCTCCTTTCACCCGGTTGCTTTCTTCATCGGCGCCGGTACGGTGTTGGCGGGCCTTTATTTTATTGTTACCAAAATTGTAGGTGAGGGTTAGTCTGGCAACACGGCTATCGTTCCGTTGGCGGATATCGAAATTATTGTTGGAAATGTGACTGCTCAGGTCATTCCTGCGGAGGAAAAAGATATCATCACAAGCGAGTTTAACATTGAGCTTTTTATCAACAAATGAATGGCTTACACCGGCATCTATCGAATACCTGGCTTTTATGCTGTAGATACCATAGGTTAAAGGTGATCTGTAATCGGCCAGTATCTCAACGCGATACTTGCCGAGCATAAAAGTTTGTGTAAGTTTTGCCTGTGCGGCCAATTGGCCATTATTGAAATTCACGATAGAAAGCGAATCGGTTTTGAAGCCCAGGTAAAAGGCGTTAACGTTGATGTTACCTGTCCACCATTTGGTGAAGGTAAAAGGCGTATTAACGTTTAAATTATAACTTTTCTGGGTTTTTAAATTCTGGTGGGTTTCAAAAGACTTATTGCCCTGCGTGAGGATCAGTTCGGTGATGGCATCGGTGGTAAGGCTATAACCCAGGCTCAGATTTAAGTTATGGTTATAGGTATAGTTCAGCTCAAAGCTTTGGGTGTACTGCGGGTTTAAAAAAGCATTGCCCTGGCTGTAAGTGTAAGGATCCAGGTAGTAGATAAACGGGTTCAAATCGTCGTACCCGGGGCGGTCAATGCGGCGGCTGTAAGAAAAGTTGACTTCGTTCTTGTC
It encodes the following:
- a CDS encoding zinc carboxypeptidase, whose product is MIKKLLLIFLAVVSMSATFAQSIQSPEAFLGYKPGEQFTPHYRIAEYFKYIATASKNVKLQQFGTTNEGRPLLAMFIASDENIGRLEEIRHNNLKLAGLESGAANLPEAPVILWLSYNVHGNEPASSEAAMWTLYDLVDPANTRTKAWLKNMLVVIDPCLNPDGRDRYVNFYNSVKAGKPDPTPTAREHSEPWPGGRVNHYYFDLNRDWAWQAQKETQARVGLYNQWLPEVHVDYHEQGINAPYYFAPAAEPYHKDITQWQRDFQVTIGKNNAKDFDKNGWMYFTKQEFDLLYPSYGDTYPLYNGSIGMTYEQGGIGGGLSVITRSGDTLTLVQRVAHHHSTGISTIETVSNNSAKLLSEFKKFYNDGKTNPPGQFKTYVIKNDNNEKVDQLAKMLSRNGIQFGYGLASKSVTGYDYFSGKTGTYNVDGNDLVISAYQPKAVLLNVLMEPTTFIADSATYDITAWALPYAYGLRAYGVKASFKPASASWNVAKPQPLVNTHAYAYVSAWQSVADVKFLAALLNKGIKVRYSEKPFEAGGKKFTAGSLLVTRAGNNRADFDQVVTQLAADMGHELTPLASGFVDKGNDIGSDAVHAIRQPRVMLVAGDGVNSEAMGEVWHLFEQQIGYPVSLVKYQDLGRTKLSDFDVAIFPDGRYENFPSEKLIGWVRDGGRLIAIDNAVSLLADKKDLSLKKKEDKKDDKGKEKPAEVKVYANRERDAISSSIPGAIFKLNLDNTHPLGFGLPNYYYSLKMNDDVYEMLGDGGWNVGTVKKDAYVSGFAGAASKAKVANGMLLGVQSLGRGSVVYMVDDPLFRSFWENGKLLFSNAVFMVGQ